Genomic window (Mycoplasmopsis citelli):
AAATAAGCTTCCAGCTCAGCGATTCTTTGAGCTTCCAGCTCTTTAATAAAATTATCTATAAATTTATAATCTATTTTACCTTCAATAGTAGGTAGAAGTATTTTTTCTTTTTTAACCTTACTTCAATGGGACTTATTATTTCAGGAATATTTTTCATAAATTGCATTTCTTATTATCGAAATAAAAAACAAATATTGATTATTCGTAAATTTTCTATCTTCTATAAAATCAATTGAGATAGATGGGAAAAACATGTGGGTAAGAGTATATTAGTTAAAATACATCTCTTAAAGCAATTAAATTATACAACACAAAATGGAACAATTTTAAAATTGTTCCTTTTTTAATTCTCTAAAAAGAATATCAAAATTGATTTTTTTAAAATAATTTAATGTATAAAAAGTTAAATAAAAATTAAATTTTCATTGCTTTTGGTGTTAAAAAGGAGAATTGTTTTAAAAGTATCAACCCCAAAAACTGCGAACTTTTTCTTGCCATATTTTTTTATGTGGTGTGATATAAACGCCTCTGTATGTGAACCGATATGATATTCTTGTTCAAAGTCCTTAATAAAGTCTTTATTATTTTTAATATATTTTATGAAATCTTGTAAAAGTTTCTTTTTGATTTTAGAGATTTTGTCTCATTTATTTTTAAATTCATATACAAGAATTTGAAGTGCCAACTCTCACTTTCCTTGTAAGAGCAATAACTTAATAGTTTTAAATAAGCTTACTTCATAAGTAAGCAAATAATCTAGAAAAATTTTCTTGTTTTCAGTTTTATATTTTCCAAAACCACAAAGAGAAAAGAGTTTATGAATAATGTGAAATCAATCCAAAATGTACTTAGCGTTTAAAGCTTTAGCAAGTGTCTTAATAAAAGAGGCGCCATCACCATAAATAATAATTTGATCAAAATCATTCCCATATATTTCTTCAATTTTACTTCTTATAGTTTCAATATAAGCATCATCAATTCCGCTACCACTTTTAGTTAAAGCCAATTCTACAATAACAGTTTTGTGAACAATTTCATTATTTGAATTTTTACCTTTATGAGCTACTATTACTCGAACACGATTTTTGTTTATTGTATTTGAACTATTGCGTAAATCTAAAAACGTATCATCTACTTCCAAATACAAAATTCTTCCGCTATCAGTTGGTTGTTTGAAGTTGATCTTTTGTTGTTGGGTTTGGGATTTTAAAATATTAGTAATTGTCTTAGCACAAATCATATTTTGATATGCAATTTCTTTAATAGCTCGATTAGACATCCCTTCCTTTTTTAAGGCAACAACATTTTCAATAATTGAAAGGTCAATATTTTTGTGTTTTGGAATAGTTCAAATAGGATTATTATCATAAAAATGATATTGGTTTTGCTTATCGATAAATAAATATCTTTTAAAATTAAATACCCCTTGTTTTGATTTAATTTTTCGACAACGAATTTGACGAATGTTTCATCCTAAATCTTTACGGGCTTGGGAATGAGCAAAAGCTTGCTCTTGTTCAAAAAACAAACTTTCCAAATGCTCTTTAATTAATCTCTGGGCATTTTCATTCATAGCAATATTATAACGCTAATTTTAAATCAAAAAACTTCTTATGATATTAAAGATTAGTATTATATTTGTATTTAATTAAATACTGATATTAAAAAATAATATTATATTTATTATTTATATTCTTACTAGAATATAAAATATTATTCTTAATTTATATACTATACTTACTATTTATATTTAATTTAAATATATTAGATGCAATTTTAACATATATTAAATAAAATCTTTTAAATACTTACATTATTTTTTCTAATCATAAAATTAAGTATTATATTTACTTTTATTTAAGTAAAAAATTTTAAAATTTTAATTTTTAGATTTTTTAAGTAATTATCAAAGAAATAATTTTATTTTTGAAAATACCGCATTTTAATGTGATTTTTTAGTACTTTTTTATTTTTTATTTTTTGCACGTTAAAATGCAAATATAAACATAAAAATAAACAGGAAGGAATATAAAATGAAACCTAAAACTAAAAAAATATTACTTTCATCTTCACTTGGAGTTAGTGTTTTAGCTACAGGAGTAGGAATAGGATATTTATTCTCGTCGCTAAATTATGAAAATAAAATTTCCAAACTTAAACAAACAATTTCTCAACTTAATGCTAAACTCAATTCATTAAAAGCTCAAAATCAAAATGACAAAACTAAAATTACTACTTTACAAGCAAAACAACAAAATTTAGAAACAATGATTAAAGACCTACAAGATTCCAAAATTTCAAATAGTGATTTTTCTGAATCCTTAAATGCTCTTTCACAAGAATTAAAAAGCGGAAAAACTGTTGTTGAAGTTATTAAAAACGTTGGATATAAAGACCTTAAAACTCCAATTATGGATTTTAAAAATGATTTAAAAACAAAAATAGATTTATTATCCACAACTTTAAAACGGGCTTTAGAAAGTAATAAAAATCTTACAAACGAAACAAAAGATGCAATTAAAAATTCCCTTTTAAAAGCTCAAAAGTTTCTTGATAATATCAACGAAAATAATTTTGATGATTTACCTAAGACCACAGTAGCTTTTAATAATTTATCTAAAGCTCAGAAAATCTATTTAGCACAATTATCTACTGCCATTGACTTAATGAATGAGCAAATAGCTATTCATCAAAGTGAAGTGAGTTCTTTAGAAAAACAAATTTCTCTAAGAGACCAAAAAATCAAATTACTTTCTGAAAAGCTTGCTGATAATTTAAGTTTTTACTTACAATTATTAGAAGAATTTAAAACTACCTTAAATGATTTTGATAATTTAAAACTGCAAAGCCTTAATACTACTAAAGTTAATGACCTTAAAGCCAAAATACAAATAACTTTAGAGCTTATAGCTACTAAAAAAATAGTCTTTGAAGAATTGCTTAATAAAATGAATTCATCTTTAAAACAAGCTCAAGCAGATAGTGATTATTCAAATGTCTTTAGTTATGATGTGGACACTGTCCAAAACTCTTTTGAAGAAGTAATTAGAAATTTTGAACAAATTCGTCTTGATACTATTTCATTGTTGATGGGAGAAAATAATGCTAAAACTCTTCAAATTCTAGCTCAACAAAAGCAAATTGAATCTTTAACTACTCAAAGTGAAAATCTCCAAGTTCAAGTTGATGCTTTAACTAAAGATAAAACTTCTTTAGAAGCTACTATTGCTGAAATTAAAAAGGATTTAATCACCAACTTAGGTTCAATGCTTGATAGTCAAATTTCATCCCTTACCGGAATTGAAACCACTATTAGATCTTCAACTGTAAGTGAGGCGATTACTTTAGCTGATAGACTTAAAACTCAAATTGACGCTCTTAGAGACATCAAAACCAAATACAGTGCTGATAATTACACCGAAACCTTTTCTCCTGTTGTGAAAAAAGCACTTGATTCAGCTCAAGCAGTTATCGATGAGTACAAAAGCAATGTTTTAGATGTTTTAAAAGCTCAGTATGAACAAACAAAAGCAAGTTTAAACAAAACTCAAAGTGAACTTGAAATAACTAAAACTGAGCTTGATAGTAAGCAAAAAGAATTAGCATCAACTCAAAACACTTTACAAGAAGTTCAAGCTCAATTAGCTCAAAACAAAAAAACGTTAGAAACTACTAACGAATTGTTAACTAAAGCTCAAACTCAACTTAACTCTTTAAATGATGAAATTGATAATAATAAAGCTCAAGCCAAAATCTCCTACAATGCTGTTAAAGAAGTATATGATAATCTTAAAGCCAAAGCAACTACTTTACTTGGAGTAGCTCAAAGCGGAGTGGATTTAACAACCTTACAAAATCAACTTGCTCAAAGCATTCCAAATTTTGATGAAAACGCTACTTTAGACCAAATGCAAGCAAGCATTAAAGCCTTAATTGATTTTTCAACATCGCTTAATAATGCTTATGGTGATGTTTTACAAAAAGATTACGATTCTCAAGCTCAAAAACAAACTCAAATAATCACATCATTGCAAGCATCAAAAGAACAAATCCAAAGAGAATTAAATTCTTTAAATTCTGAACTGGCTAATAACAAAACTCAAGCCAAAAGTTCTTATGAGGCTGTTAAAACAGTCTATGATACTCTTAAAAGCAAAGCACAAAACTTTCTTAGTCAATTAGATTCAAGTGTTAATAGTGATAAGTTAACCCAAGAATTAGCAAAACCAATTATAACTTTTGATGAAAACGCTACCTTAGAAGAACAACAAGCAAGCATTAAAGCTCTAATTGAATCTTCTACAAGACTTAATGATCTTTACAGAAATACCTTACAACAAGATTATGATGCTAAAGCTCAAAAACAAACTCAAACCATCACAACATTACAATCATCAAAACAGCAATTTGAAAGAGAATTAAATTCTTTAAATGAAAAATCTTCGCAATTTAAAAGTGCTTTATTAATAAATCTTAACAAAGCAATTTCTGATTATAATGCTAAATTAAATTCAGCTAAAACACTTGTTGCTAATGCTAAGAAACTTTCAATAAACACTGAAGTTTTAGAAAATTTAACACAAGCAACTGTTTTACCAACAAATGCCGATACTCCAAATGATCAAATTAAATTATTAAAGCAATATGATGAAAGAATTAATAATCTAAATAAAGAATCATTAAATATTCAAGATTTAATGATTAATAAAAATAAAGAAAATTCAAACAAGCAAATTGAAAATATAAATAACCAATTAAATCAATCAAATCAACAAGTTTCTTCTCTTAGAAATCAATTAAACGATGTTAAATCAAGACTTTCAGCTAAAACCGAAGAAACTATCCAACAAGAAAATCAAATTACCCAACTAAACTCTGAACTACAAACCCAACTTAATCAAGTTAAGGAATTAAGCAGTAAGTTGCTTAATTCTAAAACCTACCAGAGACTAAACAATTCTTTATTTGTTTTATCTGAATCATATAAGCGTCGAATTTCTAAAGCCCAACAAGAATATAAAATCAATCACCCTAATCAAAATATGTCTTTAACTGATAAAATTGACGTTTTTGTTTCAAAAGAAAATATCGATTATTCAAAAAGTATTTTTGATTTAACACCAACAGAAAATCAATCTTCTTTAATCACATCTCCAAATACTCAAAACACTCTAGTAGTTAAATATGTTGATTTTAATGATTCTACAACTATAAATGGTAAACAAGATTATAAAATCAAAGAACAAATAATTCAGTATAACCCAAATCAAGGTGTAATTTCTTTCTTAATCTCTTCAAATCAATCAAAGAGAGAGCTTTTTGTAGTTTCAAGTGATTCTAAAAATCACTTAACATATAAACACTATTTGGGTATCAAAGATATTAATTTCTCAAACCCCCAAGGAGAAAATACTCAAATTGACTTTAATTATAGTGTTCAAATTCTTGATGTTAAAGTAGTAGTTAAAAACCAACAATATGTTTCTAAAATTCAAGGTAGACCTTGAGAACTTCAAACTCTTACTCCTTTAGAAACAAATAATATTCCAAATCTTTTTAACCCGCTTATTGATCCTAATACTTTTTTAGATGATTCTATTTTAGAAGAAAAACTTTCTAAACTACCACCAGAAAAACAAAAACCAGCAATGGATGAACTGGAATTGCTTTATCCTAATTCTAATATTCATAGTCCCAAATATGCAAGATTTTGAAACAAAACCAAAAAAAGATGAGATGACGCAAACCCTTGACCTTCAGAAAAAAACAATTAAATATCACAGAATATCTGTGATATTTCTTTTATATTTTTGATATAAATACCGTTATAATTAAAATAATATGAAGTTTTTCAAATCAAAAACCAAGAAATTTACATTACTTTTAACTATCACATTAGCTACTACAGCTTTGGTTTTTTTAACTCCAAGTCTTTCGTTTCCAAAAGAAACAAGCATTTCTTCATTTCCACAAAAATCTTATACAAACATCATAAATATCAAATCTAAAAAGGACCCATTAGAAAACGAAAATCAATCTCCAACAATACCAAGAAAAGATTCGTCAAACTCAAATGATGTATTAAAAAAAGAAACACCTTTAAATCCAAAACCAAATAAGAATGCTAGTCCATTAGAATCAAGTGAAACAAAAAACAATTTTAATAATAAAAAATTACAAACACCTAACTCGCCTCAACCACCTAAAAAAGCATCATCAAAACCAGGATTATCAGATTGAAATCAAGAATATTTGACAAAACTGAAAAGCAAACTTCAAAAAATTGTCTTAGATTCAAAAGAACTTCCAACTTCAAAAGATTTTTCAGCATTTTTCAGCGATAGTATTAATTCAATTGACCAAGCAAAAAATATTGATGACTATTTTGAAATTCGC
Coding sequences:
- a CDS encoding Mbov_0401 family ICE element transposase-like protein translates to MNENAQRLIKEHLESLFFEQEQAFAHSQARKDLGWNIRQIRCRKIKSKQGVFNFKRYLFIDKQNQYHFYDNNPIWTIPKHKNIDLSIIENVVALKKEGMSNRAIKEIAYQNMICAKTITNILKSQTQQQKINFKQPTDSGRILYLEVDDTFLDLRNSSNTINKNRVRVIVAHKGKNSNNEIVHKTVIVELALTKSGSGIDDAYIETIRSKIEEIYGNDFDQIIIYGDGASFIKTLAKALNAKYILDWFHIIHKLFSLCGFGKYKTENKKIFLDYLLTYEVSLFKTIKLLLLQGKWELALQILVYEFKNKWDKISKIKKKLLQDFIKYIKNNKDFIKDFEQEYHIGSHTEAFISHHIKKYGKKKFAVFGVDTFKTILLFNTKSNENLIFI
- a CDS encoding coiled-coil domain-containing protein; amino-acid sequence: MKPKTKKILLSSSLGVSVLATGVGIGYLFSSLNYENKISKLKQTISQLNAKLNSLKAQNQNDKTKITTLQAKQQNLETMIKDLQDSKISNSDFSESLNALSQELKSGKTVVEVIKNVGYKDLKTPIMDFKNDLKTKIDLLSTTLKRALESNKNLTNETKDAIKNSLLKAQKFLDNINENNFDDLPKTTVAFNNLSKAQKIYLAQLSTAIDLMNEQIAIHQSEVSSLEKQISLRDQKIKLLSEKLADNLSFYLQLLEEFKTTLNDFDNLKLQSLNTTKVNDLKAKIQITLELIATKKIVFEELLNKMNSSLKQAQADSDYSNVFSYDVDTVQNSFEEVIRNFEQIRLDTISLLMGENNAKTLQILAQQKQIESLTTQSENLQVQVDALTKDKTSLEATIAEIKKDLITNLGSMLDSQISSLTGIETTIRSSTVSEAITLADRLKTQIDALRDIKTKYSADNYTETFSPVVKKALDSAQAVIDEYKSNVLDVLKAQYEQTKASLNKTQSELEITKTELDSKQKELASTQNTLQEVQAQLAQNKKTLETTNELLTKAQTQLNSLNDEIDNNKAQAKISYNAVKEVYDNLKAKATTLLGVAQSGVDLTTLQNQLAQSIPNFDENATLDQMQASIKALIDFSTSLNNAYGDVLQKDYDSQAQKQTQIITSLQASKEQIQRELNSLNSELANNKTQAKSSYEAVKTVYDTLKSKAQNFLSQLDSSVNSDKLTQELAKPIITFDENATLEEQQASIKALIESSTRLNDLYRNTLQQDYDAKAQKQTQTITTLQSSKQQFERELNSLNEKSSQFKSALLINLNKAISDYNAKLNSAKTLVANAKKLSINTEVLENLTQATVLPTNADTPNDQIKLLKQYDERINNLNKESLNIQDLMINKNKENSNKQIENINNQLNQSNQQVSSLRNQLNDVKSRLSAKTEETIQQENQITQLNSELQTQLNQVKELSSKLLNSKTYQRLNNSLFVLSESYKRRISKAQQEYKINHPNQNMSLTDKIDVFVSKENIDYSKSIFDLTPTENQSSLITSPNTQNTLVVKYVDFNDSTTINGKQDYKIKEQIIQYNPNQGVISFLISSNQSKRELFVVSSDSKNHLTYKHYLGIKDINFSNPQGENTQIDFNYSVQILDVKVVVKNQQYVSKIQGRPWELQTLTPLETNNIPNLFNPLIDPNTFLDDSILEEKLSKLPPEKQKPAMDELELLYPNSNIHSPKYARFWNKTKKRWDDANPWPSEKNN